In Fructilactobacillus cliffordii, a single genomic region encodes these proteins:
- a CDS encoding alpha/beta hydrolase, with protein MDKVKQKRVWPRVLVVLLIIVVVASGFAIYYLFNFAFQKGGFASQQGGNVNTEFYDETPSQTWTQKTKDGLLLKAHYFAAAQPTDKTVVVVHGYGSSARKMSSYIKMFHNDGYNVLAPDNRAFGDSQGHYVGYGWLDRIDLANWMKQLNEYNPHAEIGMFGVSMGAAEVMYTLPLAPKNVRFAIADCGYSSINAELAYELKTMFNLPSFPILPLASIYSKILAKYNFQQANTKQTLRNNQIPLFIIHGDADQFVPTKFAYQNYKNNGGKNKQIWIVKGAGHAQARSTDPEAYQQRTQAFAERWFNTQP; from the coding sequence ATGGATAAAGTAAAACAAAAACGGGTGTGGCCTCGCGTACTAGTAGTACTTCTGATTATTGTAGTAGTTGCCAGTGGCTTCGCAATTTATTATCTTTTTAACTTTGCCTTTCAAAAGGGTGGCTTTGCTTCCCAGCAGGGGGGGAACGTTAACACTGAATTTTACGATGAAACGCCATCCCAAACTTGGACTCAAAAAACCAAGGATGGGTTACTTTTAAAAGCCCATTATTTTGCTGCGGCGCAACCTACCGACAAAACGGTCGTGGTGGTGCATGGTTATGGAAGTTCCGCGCGGAAAATGAGTTCATACATCAAAATGTTTCATAACGATGGTTACAACGTTTTAGCGCCCGATAACCGTGCATTTGGGGATAGTCAAGGTCATTATGTGGGTTATGGCTGGCTAGATCGGATTGACCTGGCCAACTGGATGAAGCAGTTAAACGAATACAATCCCCACGCAGAAATTGGAATGTTTGGGGTCAGCATGGGGGCCGCTGAAGTGATGTATACGCTTCCGCTTGCACCGAAAAACGTGAGGTTTGCGATTGCCGACTGTGGATACTCCAGCATTAACGCTGAGTTGGCTTACGAACTCAAGACGATGTTTAATTTACCGTCGTTTCCAATTCTACCGTTGGCCAGCATTTACTCGAAAATCTTAGCGAAGTACAATTTCCAGCAGGCCAATACCAAGCAAACCCTGCGCAATAATCAGATTCCGTTGTTCATCATCCACGGGGATGCCGATCAGTTTGTCCCGACCAAGTTTGCCTACCAGAACTACAAAAACAACGGAGGCAAGAATAAGCAAATCTGGATTGTGAAGGGAGCGGGGCATGCCCAAGCTCGTTCTACGGATCCAGAAGCCTATCAGCAACGGACCCAGGCCTTTGCCGAACGGTGGTTTAATACTCAGCCGTAG
- a CDS encoding ClC family H(+)/Cl(-) exchange transporter — MAKPHWLALANLKFVGISAVIGITTGGVISVFRVLIEHGLQFSTHLYQTIPHHWQNLWIAIPLALLLAIVVGLLVKSEPSIRGSGIPQVEAQLAGNLEMNWIQVLWKKFVAGVLTNSTGVFMGREGPSIQLGGAVGQGIAAGLKQQGGTRRLSIATGAAAGLSATFSAPLAGTFFVLEGVYRNFQPTIWLSCLTGALCSNFVSENVFGLAPVLPITYQKLLQPVMYWQLLPLGLALGILGHFYNLGLLNFPAWYSKIKLIPSWLYCAIPLLLIIPIGMYFPATTGGGSKIIMLLATHHYAVMLILAWLTLRFSFGLVSYGAGLPGGFFMPILTIGALIGAGYGTIMHQLGFLPANLMNNLIIFGMAGCLTAVCKAPFTSIILITELVGSTRNFMSLTIVVLIAYLTADLMGTQPIYQVLSERLTSVKRYLDSLEATDQLQVPVFGFSEVANQQVQDVKWPENTILITIKRGNLTILPHGSTVIKPGDTLIFLVHKDSVGYLYKELRQMATNQTDDLG, encoded by the coding sequence GTGGCCAAACCGCACTGGCTAGCATTAGCAAACTTAAAATTCGTGGGAATTAGCGCTGTTATTGGAATCACAACGGGGGGCGTCATCTCTGTGTTTCGCGTTCTGATTGAGCACGGGCTCCAGTTCAGTACACACTTGTACCAAACCATTCCCCATCATTGGCAAAATCTCTGGATTGCCATTCCTCTGGCCCTCTTGTTGGCCATCGTGGTCGGCTTGCTGGTTAAATCCGAACCGAGCATCCGTGGTTCTGGAATTCCGCAGGTAGAAGCGCAGCTAGCCGGGAACCTCGAAATGAACTGGATCCAGGTCCTCTGGAAGAAATTCGTAGCGGGCGTGCTCACCAACTCTACCGGAGTTTTCATGGGACGTGAAGGACCATCCATTCAACTTGGAGGTGCCGTGGGTCAAGGAATTGCCGCTGGCTTAAAACAACAAGGCGGAACCAGACGGCTTTCGATTGCCACTGGAGCTGCTGCAGGACTTTCTGCTACGTTTAGCGCGCCGTTAGCCGGCACCTTCTTCGTCCTTGAAGGCGTCTATCGGAACTTTCAACCCACTATCTGGCTCTCCTGCCTGACTGGGGCACTGTGTTCTAACTTTGTTTCAGAAAACGTATTTGGATTAGCTCCCGTTCTTCCAATTACCTATCAAAAATTACTCCAACCGGTAATGTACTGGCAGTTACTGCCGCTCGGTTTAGCCTTGGGAATTCTGGGTCACTTCTATAACTTAGGTTTGCTCAATTTCCCAGCGTGGTATTCCAAAATCAAGTTGATTCCGAGTTGGCTTTACTGTGCAATTCCCCTGCTCCTCATCATTCCAATTGGCATGTACTTTCCTGCTACCACCGGTGGGGGAAGTAAAATCATCATGCTCCTGGCCACCCACCACTATGCCGTGATGCTGATTTTAGCTTGGTTAACGTTGCGGTTTAGCTTTGGACTAGTATCATATGGCGCCGGCTTACCAGGTGGTTTCTTCATGCCCATCCTAACCATTGGGGCTTTAATTGGAGCTGGCTACGGTACCATCATGCACCAACTGGGCTTTTTACCCGCCAACTTAATGAACAATCTGATTATCTTTGGCATGGCCGGTTGTTTGACTGCCGTCTGCAAGGCTCCGTTCACTTCCATCATTCTAATCACCGAATTAGTGGGTAGTACCAGAAACTTCATGTCATTAACCATTGTAGTTTTAATTGCCTACCTTACCGCTGATTTAATGGGAACTCAACCCATCTATCAGGTACTCTCGGAGCGGCTGACAAGTGTTAAACGTTACCTCGATTCACTGGAAGCCACCGACCAACTCCAGGTGCCGGTCTTTGGTTTTAGCGAGGTCGCCAACCAGCAGGTCCAAGACGTTAAGTGGCCGGAAAATACCATTCTGATTACGATTAAACGGGGTAACCTTACGATTCTGCCGCACGGTTCAACCGTGATTAAACCTGGGGATACGCTAATTTTCCTGGTCCACAAGGACTCTGTAGGTTATCTGTACAAGGAACTACGACAGATGGCAACAAATCAAACGGATGATTTAGGATAA